One genomic segment of Chelonia mydas isolate rCheMyd1 chromosome 1, rCheMyd1.pri.v2, whole genome shotgun sequence includes these proteins:
- the LOC102944572 gene encoding helix-loop-helix protein 2 — MMVMRKIMATISGGSAREGVSIWMNMMLDQMDFSDPLWGADSDQESLTGSDLRGDCCFLENAAPTAENGENARSGGAPNLQHLSREEKRRSRRATANYRSAHATRERSRVEAFNMAYGELRQLLPTLPPDKKLSKIEVLRLAICYISYLNHVLDI; from the exons atgatggtgatgaggaagataatggctaccATTTCAGGTGGTTCTGCAAGGGaaggtgtgagtatatggat GAACATGATGCTGGACCAGATGGATTTCTCAGACCCTctctggggtgcagactctgacCAAGAATCCCTCACTGGGAGTGACCTCAGGGGAGACTGCTGCTTCCTGGAAAACGCAGCCCCGACAgcagaaaatggagaaaatgcCAGGTCTGGGGGAGCACCCAACCTGCAGCATCTGAGCCGGGAAGAGAAACGACGTAGCCGGCGGGCTACAGCAAACTACCGCTCAGCTCATGCCACCCGGGAGAGGAGCCGGGTGGAGGCATTCAACATGGCCTATGGGGAGCTCCGGCAGCTGCTGCCCACTCTGCCCCCCGACAAGAAACTCTCAAAGATAGAAGTCCTCCGGCTGGCCATCTGCTATATCTCCTACCTCAATCATGTTCTAGATATTTAG